One segment of Meriones unguiculatus strain TT.TT164.6M chromosome 3, Bangor_MerUng_6.1, whole genome shotgun sequence DNA contains the following:
- the Snx10 gene encoding sorting nexin-10: protein MFPEQQKGEFVSVWVRDPRIQKEDFWHSYIDYEICIHTNSMCFTMKTSCVRRRYREFVWLRQRLQSNALLVQVPELPSKNLFFNMNNRQHVDQRRQGLEDFLRKVLQNALLLSDSSLHLFLQSHLNSEDIEACVSGQTKYSVEEAIHKFALMNRRFPEEDKEGKKDNDVDYDSESSSSGLGHSSDDSSSHGCKMSPALQES, encoded by the exons ATGTTTCCAGAGCAACAGAAAGGG GAGTTTGTAAGCGTCTGGGTCCGGGACCCCAGGATTCAGAAGGAGGACTTTTGGCACTCTTACATCGACTATGAGATCTGTATTCAC ACCAACAGCATGTGTTTTACGATGAAAACGTCTTGTGTACGAAGAAGGTACCGAGAATTCGTGTGGCTGAGGCAGAGGCTCCAAAGCAACGCGTTGCTGGT aCAAGTGCCAGAGCTTCCGTCTAAAAACCTGTTTTTCAACATGAACAACCGCCAGCATGTCGACCAGCGCCGCCAGGGCTTGGAAGATTTCCTCAGAAA AGTCCTGCAGAACGCACTGTTGCTTTCCGACAGCAGCCTCCACCTCTTCCTGCAGAGCCATCTGAACTCCGAGGACATTGAAGCGTGTGTTTCTGGGCAGACCAAGTATTCGGTGGAAGAAGCAATTCACAAGTTTGCCTTGATGAATAGACGGTTCccggaagaagacaaagaagggaaaaaagacaaCGATGTAGACTATGATTCAGAAAG TTCATCCTCTGGGCTTGGACACAGTAGTGATGACAGCAGTTCACATGGATGTAAAAtgagcccagctctgcaggagtcCTGA